CGCGTTGCGCAACAGGGCGGACATGCTGTGCAGGCAACCCGTTGCCAAACCGGAAGTCCCGGAGCTCATCAGGATGACGTGGCCCGGCTCGTGCCGGATCAGGCGGTGGCCGGTGAAGCGAAGCACGTCGGCACCGGCGTGCCGCGACACCTCGTGCTCGCCGAAGTCCGCTGGGCGGATCCGGGCCCGCACGAGCGCACGGGCACCGAGGTACCTGGCAACCTCCCACACCCGGGCCGGCGGGGTGGACGGCGAGACCAGCACCGGAACGAGACCGGCCAAGTGGACCGCGAAGAACACCCGCAACGTCCGGATCCCGTTGGGCAGCGCGATGACCACGACCGAGCCGGGTTCGGCGCGCAGAGCCTCGACCAGGCCGGAGACGTCACCGTCGTGCTCAACGGGCTCGGTCTGCACGACCCGGCGGAGGAAGTCGTCGATCTGCTGTTCGTTCACCCGGGTTCACCCCTCCCGTCGACCACGGAGCAGGTCACGGAATGCCGCCCGTCCTCGGCGACCTCGTGCATCACGAGGACGACGTGCCCGGCGGAGTCGTGCAACCAGTCGGCCAGCAGCGCGTCCACCACCGGCCTGGCCTGCTCGACCGGCACGGACAGCAGCAACGTCGGCCCCTGGAAGCCGAACGCCGCGCACACCACGCCGACCAGCGATCCGGGCCCGGCGGCGGCGAAGCGCATCGGGGAGATCCGCCCCCGCGCGACCGCCTCGGCCACCGATCGCTGGGTGTGCTCGGTCGAGTGCTCGCTGACCACGAGCACCCCGACCGAGGTGGGATCGAGGACCGCGCGGGTGTTCAGCACTCCGGCCACCGCGTCGGTGATCAGCCAGGCCACCGGGTCGGCGTAGATCCCGGAGATCCGGCGCGGCGCCGTCGTGGGATCGGCCGACTCGATCCTGATCACGCGGCCACCACCAGACAGGTGTTGAAGCCGCCGAAGCCGAGCGTCAGGCTGAACCCGAGTTCTCCGGCGACCGGCAACGGACCACCGGAGGGCACCGGCAGGGGAAGCCCGGCCATCACCGAGCGTGTGCGCGCCAGCGGCGGAACTTGCTTGTGGTGCAACGCCAACAGCAACGCGATCACCTCGATCGCACCGGTCGCCCCGAGCGTGTGACCGAAGGAAGCCTTGGTGGCGAACAGAACCGGGCTGGCCTCGCCGTCCCCGTACAAGGTCGTGTAGCAGGCGGCCTCGGTCGCGTCGTTGCTGGGCGTGCCCGTGCCGTGCGCGTTGATCACCGCGATGTCCTGGGCGTTCACCCCGGCCCGCCTCAGGGCTCTGCGCACCGCGAGCACGGCCGCCCCGCCCGTGCGGTCCGGCGCGGTCGGCCCGGACGCGTCGTTGGACGAGCCCCAGCCCCGCACCTCGCCCCACACCCGCGCGCCTCGTGCCTGCGCGGCTTCCCGCGACTCCAGCACCAGGAATCCCGCGCCCTCACCGAGCGCCGTGCCGTCGCGCTCGGCGTCGAAGGGCCGGATTGCCGTCGGGGACAAGGTGCCGAGCGCGGAGTGCCCCAGCCGCTTCGCCTCGCTCAGCACGTCCACACCTCCACACAGACAGCGGTCAACGACGCCCGCCCGGATCAGCGCCGCGGCCGTGAGCACCGCGTCCGAGCCCGAGGAACACGCCGTGCTCAGCGACACCGGCGCCTTCGGCACTCCCAGTGCCCCGGCCACATCGCCGGTCCACGCGTTCCCCGGCGCGCCGTCCAAGCTCGCCCCGAGGCTGCTCCCGAGCACCAGCAGGTCGACGTCGGTCTTCGCGTCCTCCAGCGCCGCCTTCCCGGTCAGCGTCGCCAGGCGCACGAGTCGTTCCGCCGCGTCCTCGCTCACCGTGCTCTCGGCGGTGTCGCCGCGGAGGAGTCGTCGCCAGACGTCGTCCAGACCGGTACCCAGCGCGGTGTGCCACGCCATACCGCTCACACAGACCGACACCAGACCCCCTTCGGGGCCGAGTCTAATTACGGGTGAGCCGGGGTGGCACTGTCACTTTTCATACCAGGATGCAAAGAATTGGTGCCGGACAAGGAAAGCAGTCGCTGTCGCACGCGCAGCGCGTCCTCGTCCCGCCCGAGCTGGACGTAGAGTTCCAGCGCCTCCTCCCACACCGCCTGGGCCTGCTCCGGCCTGCCGAGCGCGGCGTGCGCGTTGCCGAGCCCGACCAAGGGGTCGACGACGCCGAGCCGGTTGCCGAGATCGCGGTAGAGCGCCAGGGCCTCGCGGTAGTAGGTGATCGCTTCCTCGTGGTTGCCCGCGTGGTGCTCGATGTAGCCGAGGCTGTCGAGGGTGTTCGCGCGCTCGGCGGGCGTGTCGAGGTGGCGGTGCAGGACGAGCGCCGCGCGGCACCGCTGCCTCGCCTCGTCGTAGTGCCCTAGTTTGGCCAGGTCCCAGCCGACGCTGTTGAGACCGATGGCCTCCCACACCGGGTTCCCGGAGCGCTGGTAGACGCTCAGCGCCTGGGCGGAGTGCTCCAGTGCCCGGTGGTCGTCGCCCTGCTGCTCCCACGCCCGCGCCAGCGCCCGGTGCAGGTGTCCCCGGTTGACCTGGTCGCCGTGCCGCTCGGCCAGGTCCAGCGCCCGTTCGAGGTGCTGGATGCCCTCCCGGGTGTGCCCCAGGTTCGCGTTCGCCAGGCCGATGTACTGCAACGCGACGACGTCCATGCCCGGGTCGGCCATGTCCTCGGTCGCTTTCCTGGCGAGCTGCCAGACGCCGAGCCAGTCGCGGGGAAGCACGCGAACCTGCAGGTAGGTGTTGAGCACCCAGGCGATGCGCCACGTGCTGTGCTGCCATCCCCGTTCGAAGGTGAGCTGCTGGACCGCGAGCAGGCACTGGTGCTCGGTCTCGAACCACACCATGGCCGCCGCGCGGTGGTCCGGGTTCTGAAGGTGGACACCCGGCGCGGGCGGATCGAGTGGGACGGGCTCGCGGTGCGGGGCGAGCAGCCGATCGCACGCGTACGCGGTGTGCAGGTAGAAGTCGGCTACGCGCCGCAGAGCCGCATCGGGCAGCTCCTGCGCGAGGTCGGCCGCGTAACGTCGGACCAGGTCGTGCATGACGTAGCGGCCACGCGCGTCCCTGCTGGTCAACGACGCCTGCTCCAGGCCGCGCAGCAGAGTTCGCGTGGTGTTCAGCGGCAGCCCGACGAGCGCGGCGGCGGCGTGAACGCCGATGTCCGGACCGGGAGCGATGCCCAGCAACGCGAACGCGTTCGCCTCCTCGGGTGTGAGCGCCCGATAGGACCAGGACAGCACGCTCGGCAGGCTGGCGCTGGGATCGTCGTCGTCCAACGCGCTCAGACCGAGGTCGTGCAGCTCATCGGCCAGCTCCGCCAACGGAAGTCGCGGCCGCGTCTGCGCGTGTGCGGCGACGATGGTCAGCGCCAAGGGAAACCCGCCGCACAGCGCGATCAACAGGTCGACCGCGGCGGGCTCGGCCACCACCCGGGCCGCGCCGAGCCGGTCGCGCAGAAGATCGCGGGCCTCCGTCTCGGCCAGCACGTCGAGCGGCACGTGCTGCGCGCCGTGCCCGGTGACCAGCCCGGTGAGGCGGTACCGGCTGGTCACGATCACCGTGCACTGCTCGCTGCCGGGCAGCAGCGGCGCGACCTGCGCGGTGTCGACGGCGTTGTCCAGCACCAGCACCATGCGCCGATCGGCCACGAGACTGCGGAACAGGGCCGATCGCGCGTGCGGATCGGCGGGGACCTGACCGGGATCGACCCCGAGGGCGCCGAGGAAACCGCGCACCGCGACCGCGGGGTCCATCGGCGAGTTCTCCGGGCTGAAGCCGCGGAGGTCCACGAACAGCTGGCCGTCGGGGAACCGGTCGATGTGCCGGTGCGCCCAGTGCAGCGCCAGCCAGGTCTTGCCGACCCCACCGGCCCCGGCGATCACCACGGTCCCGCCGAGCCGGTCCAGCTCGTCGGTGCGGCCGACGAACGGCACCGGCGCGGCGGGCAGCTGGCGCGGTACGAGCCGCCCACCAGGAGCGACGGTCAGCGCGGGATCGGCGCCCAGCAGCTTCCGGTGCAGTTCCTGGAGCGCGGCACCGGGGTCGGTGCCCAGCTCGTCGACCAGGCGCGCGCGGAGCCGCCGGTAGTGCTCCAGCGCGTCCGCGGTCCGCCCGGCCTGGTTCAGCGCCCGCATGTACTGCCCGGCGACGCGTTCGTCCAGCGGGTGCTCACCGACCCGTGCGGCCAGTTCGGCCACCAGCCGCTCCCCCTGACCCGACCGCAGTTGGGCGTCGACCAGATCTCCTTGCGCCGCAAGCCTTTCCCTGGCCAGCCGGGCGCGTTCGGCCTCCGCCCACTCACTGTCCAGGCCGGTCAACGCGTCTCCGCGCCACAGCTCCAGGGCTTCGGTCAGCAGCCGCACGGCGCGCTCGTCGTCGGCCTGCTCCCGAGCAGCGGCGCGCAGGGCGTGGAACCGGTGCAGGTCCACGGAATCGGCCAGCAGGGCGTATCCGCCGGAGCGCCGCTCGATGACGACACCGTCCACATCGGCCAGTGCCTGCCGCAGACGGGAGATGTAGCTGTACAGCGTCGCCCGCGCGCGCCGGGGAACGTCCTCGCCCCAGACCCGGACGGCGAGGCGGTCCGCCGGCACCAGCCGCCCCGCCTCGACGGCGAGCGCGGCCAGCACGCACTGCTGCTTGGCCGGGCCGAGGTCCACCGGCCGCCCGTCCGCGTCGACGGCCACCTCGCCCAACAGACGCAACAACCCCGCCGCCCCCTGTTCCGTGCATGTGCGGACAACAGAAATACCGCTCGGACCTGCGCGTTGCAGAATCGCGCAAGCGAAACACACGATAGAGGTCCCACGGTGTTCCCAGCTCCACCAACCCACCGAGGGGAACGAAACATGAAGCCTTCTGTCCTGAGCGCTCTGGCGGTTTCCGCCCTGGCCACCGCGGGCCTGCTCTCCGCCGCCGCTCCGGCCACCGCCGCACCCCTGAAGTGCGCGACCGGCTACTTCTGCGCATACGAGCACATCAACTTCACCGGCGCCGTGCTCGTGCAGTCTCGCGCCGGGCGGGGCTCGACCGTCGATGCGCCGAACGACCGGACGTCATCCGGCTCGAACAACACCGGCAACCAGTGGGTGGGCGTCAACTCGCGCACCGGCATCCCGGACGACGACGTCTACAAGTGGGCTCCCTACACCGACGCCAGCACCATCGGCAGCGCGAACGACAAGATCGACCACTTCGACGTCAGGTAGTCCGACGGCACGGGGGCGCCCGCGCGGCGCCCCCGCTCCGCTGGGGAGGGAAGAGATGGCCCGCTTGGCCAGTCCGCTCGCGGCCGTGCTCGTCCTGGTGACGGCCTGCGGCGGAGCACCGACCACGCCCGCGGCCGACCAGCTCCGCGAGCTGGTGGACCGGCCAGCGGCGCTCGCCGAGGCGGAGAACCTGCTGATCAGCGAGTGCATGAGCCGCGCGGGCATGTCCTACCCGCACGTTCCGCCGCCGCGCGACGACCGCCCGGTTGTCGGACTGATCAAGATGGCGGCCCCGCTCCGCCTCGAAGACGCTCGCCGCGAGGGATACCCCGACACGTCGATGAAGCCCCGGCCGACCAAGGGCCTGGTGGAGGCGCACGCCGAGGCGCTGCCGCCCGGCGCCAGGGACCGATTTCACCAGCTGCTGCGCGGAAACACCGGCAACGACGTCCGCGTGACGCTGGCCGGCAGCTTCGAAACGGCCGCTTCGTCCGGCGGATGCGTCGGGAGCGCGCGGAAACGGCTTTACGGCTCGGTGGCGAACTTCCTCACCGTCTACTACGTCCCCGAACTGGCGCAGCGACGAGCCGCGGAGGCCGATGACGACCCCGACGTCCGCGCCGCGTACGGCTCATACGCGCAGTGCATGAGCGACAAAGGCCACCCCGCCGCCACACCGGCCGCGGCCGTGGAATTGGCGAAGTCCCACGAAACCGAGGAAATCGCTATTGCTTCGGCGGATGCCGAATGTCGGGCCGTCACGCGATTGCACGAACGTCGCGCAGTAGCGGCCGATCGCGTAGTGCGGAACTGGCTCGCGGACAACGAAAGCGCTGTCTCCCAAGCACACAAGCTGCTGACCGACGCCCTTCACTCGCTCGAGTGACTGTCATTTCGGACAGCACCGGGACAAGTGGACAGCTCGACGAGCCTCGCGGTAATACAGGTCCACCCATTTTCCCTAGCGAGAGAAGAGGTAAATGGTGAAGAACTTTGCCCGTTCCGCCGCTGTGCTGGCCGCCACGGTCATCGCCTCGGGCACGATGGCGACCGTGGGCGCTCCCCCCGCCGAGGCACGGGCGTGTGACGGGATCGCCGCCAAGG
The window above is part of the Allokutzneria albata genome. Proteins encoded here:
- a CDS encoding peptidase inhibitor family I36 protein, producing MKPSVLSALAVSALATAGLLSAAAPATAAPLKCATGYFCAYEHINFTGAVLVQSRAGRGSTVDAPNDRTSSGSNNTGNQWVGVNSRTGIPDDDVYKWAPYTDASTIGSANDKIDHFDVR
- a CDS encoding AfsR/SARP family transcriptional regulator — encoded protein: MLRLLGEVAVDADGRPVDLGPAKQQCVLAALAVEAGRLVPADRLAVRVWGEDVPRRARATLYSYISRLRQALADVDGVVIERRSGGYALLADSVDLHRFHALRAAAREQADDERAVRLLTEALELWRGDALTGLDSEWAEAERARLARERLAAQGDLVDAQLRSGQGERLVAELAARVGEHPLDERVAGQYMRALNQAGRTADALEHYRRLRARLVDELGTDPGAALQELHRKLLGADPALTVAPGGRLVPRQLPAAPVPFVGRTDELDRLGGTVVIAGAGGVGKTWLALHWAHRHIDRFPDGQLFVDLRGFSPENSPMDPAVAVRGFLGALGVDPGQVPADPHARSALFRSLVADRRMVLVLDNAVDTAQVAPLLPGSEQCTVIVTSRYRLTGLVTGHGAQHVPLDVLAETEARDLLRDRLGAARVVAEPAAVDLLIALCGGFPLALTIVAAHAQTRPRLPLAELADELHDLGLSALDDDDPSASLPSVLSWSYRALTPEEANAFALLGIAPGPDIGVHAAAALVGLPLNTTRTLLRGLEQASLTSRDARGRYVMHDLVRRYAADLAQELPDAALRRVADFYLHTAYACDRLLAPHREPVPLDPPAPGVHLQNPDHRAAAMVWFETEHQCLLAVQQLTFERGWQHSTWRIAWVLNTYLQVRVLPRDWLGVWQLARKATEDMADPGMDVVALQYIGLANANLGHTREGIQHLERALDLAERHGDQVNRGHLHRALARAWEQQGDDHRALEHSAQALSVYQRSGNPVWEAIGLNSVGWDLAKLGHYDEARQRCRAALVLHRHLDTPAERANTLDSLGYIEHHAGNHEEAITYYREALALYRDLGNRLGVVDPLVGLGNAHAALGRPEQAQAVWEEALELYVQLGRDEDALRVRQRLLSLSGTNSLHPGMKSDSATPAHP
- a CDS encoding beta-ketoacyl synthase N-terminal-like domain-containing protein: MSVCVSGMAWHTALGTGLDDVWRRLLRGDTAESTVSEDAAERLVRLATLTGKAALEDAKTDVDLLVLGSSLGASLDGAPGNAWTGDVAGALGVPKAPVSLSTACSSGSDAVLTAAALIRAGVVDRCLCGGVDVLSEAKRLGHSALGTLSPTAIRPFDAERDGTALGEGAGFLVLESREAAQARGARVWGEVRGWGSSNDASGPTAPDRTGGAAVLAVRRALRRAGVNAQDIAVINAHGTGTPSNDATEAACYTTLYGDGEASPVLFATKASFGHTLGATGAIEVIALLLALHHKQVPPLARTRSVMAGLPLPVPSGGPLPVAGELGFSLTLGFGGFNTCLVVAA